A single genomic interval of Stieleria maiorica harbors:
- a CDS encoding ABC transporter ATP-binding protein, which yields MSVVQGTPHRVHVPLQRDGTLEPIIEIDNVSKRYGDIEALRDVSLRIPPGVTGLLGPNGSGKSTLIKALLGLLHTQAGNGRVLDYKWPRETKAIRDSIGYLPEDDCYIAGLEGIESVSLMAQLSGLPGREGLRRSHEMMDFCGFGEERYREVESYSTGMRQKLKFAQALVHDPPLLILDEPTTGLDPDQRVAMLRRIRNLSTRHGKSIILSTHILPDVRSVCDHVVILVQGTVRVIDTLENLSRPIEPTMHVSVIGDHAAFARRVVSEGHRVEWQAKSGTLRISGIQPEQTPLLWHWAAECDTAIGRLEPAVNSLEQIFIDVASGTMTAGISATAGASADRTVQTAEARRASP from the coding sequence TTGTCAGTTGTTCAAGGCACCCCGCACCGCGTCCATGTTCCCCTGCAGCGAGACGGCACACTGGAACCGATCATCGAAATCGACAACGTCTCCAAACGATACGGGGACATCGAAGCGTTGCGGGATGTGTCGCTGCGCATTCCCCCGGGCGTGACAGGGCTGCTGGGCCCGAACGGATCGGGCAAAAGCACGCTGATCAAAGCGCTGTTGGGGTTGCTGCACACCCAAGCCGGCAACGGACGCGTGCTGGATTACAAATGGCCGCGCGAGACCAAAGCGATTCGCGATTCGATCGGCTACTTGCCCGAAGACGATTGCTACATCGCGGGGCTGGAAGGCATCGAATCGGTTTCCTTGATGGCACAGCTGTCGGGATTGCCTGGTCGAGAGGGTCTGCGGCGCAGTCACGAGATGATGGATTTTTGCGGATTCGGCGAAGAACGCTACCGGGAGGTCGAATCGTATTCCACCGGGATGCGTCAGAAGCTGAAATTCGCTCAGGCGTTGGTCCACGATCCGCCGCTGTTGATTCTGGATGAACCGACGACGGGTTTGGATCCCGATCAACGCGTCGCCATGTTGCGGCGGATTCGCAACCTGTCGACGCGTCACGGCAAGTCGATCATCTTGTCGACGCACATTCTGCCGGACGTCCGATCGGTTTGCGACCATGTGGTGATCTTGGTGCAGGGGACCGTCCGCGTGATCGACACGTTGGAGAACTTGAGCCGTCCGATCGAACCGACGATGCACGTCTCGGTCATCGGTGATCACGCCGCGTTTGCCCGTCGCGTCGTGTCGGAAGGGCATCGTGTGGAGTGGCAAGCGAAATCGGGAACACTTCGCATCAGCGGGATCCAACCCGAGCAAACGCCATTGTTGTGGCATTGGGCGGCGGAATGTGACACGGCGATCGGACGGTTGGAACCGGCCGTCAACTCACTGGAGCAGATCTTCATCGACGTTGCCTCGGGAACGATGACGGCGGGCATTTCGGCGACAGCAGGAGCTTCAGCAGACCGAACCGTTCAGACTGCGGAGGCCCGTCGTGCCAGTCCATGA
- a CDS encoding RDD family protein translates to MNDPSAGNDPVNPYAPTAHPSQTDAFVDHNAPPELASRLSRLGAVIVDGFLMMFIIFPLQIVTDFIGRAATGEVSVLEQLAMSLAGMLVYLLLNGYLLATRGQSIGKLAAGIRIVDAKTNELISFMRIYVYRYLWTVPFTIAVLLIPGYTDDQLVNLVFLFDAILIFRSDKRCLHDLIAGSKVVKVVRA, encoded by the coding sequence ATGAATGATCCATCAGCAGGCAACGATCCGGTCAATCCTTACGCGCCGACCGCGCATCCGTCGCAGACCGACGCGTTTGTCGATCACAACGCGCCGCCCGAATTGGCCAGTCGCCTCTCCCGTCTGGGTGCCGTGATCGTCGACGGGTTTCTGATGATGTTCATCATTTTCCCGCTGCAGATCGTGACGGACTTCATCGGCCGGGCCGCGACGGGGGAGGTCAGCGTATTGGAGCAACTGGCGATGTCGTTGGCCGGCATGCTGGTGTATCTGTTGCTGAACGGGTACCTGCTGGCAACGCGGGGACAATCGATCGGCAAACTGGCTGCGGGCATTCGGATCGTGGATGCCAAGACAAATGAATTGATCTCGTTCATGCGGATCTACGTCTATCGCTACCTCTGGACCGTCCCCTTCACCATCGCCGTCCTGTTGATCCCCGGCTACACCGACGACCAATTGGTCAATTTGGTTTTCCTGTTTGACGCGATCCTGATTTTTCGATCCGACAAACGTTGCCTGCACGATTTGATCGCGGGGTCAAAAGTGGTCAAGGTGGTCCGGGCATGA
- a CDS encoding ABC transporter ATP-binding protein, producing MIELNQVTKMYGNVVGVNDLKVNLESGAYGLIGPNGSGKTTLINLLIGHFRPTLGTVRVFGKNPIRHRTILRDIGLCPASDVLYPNVSAYEWVKYLVRLHGISRRESRVLAEQALEIVGMSDAMHRPMGTYSLGMRQRTKIAQAIAHQPSLLILDEPYNGLDPVGRADMTAVLKAWTGQGRGLLFASHVLQEIEAVTSSFLLIYGGRLLANGTADEIESILADTPQQVRVIGPDAARLVRHLADVPWVDSLSLSAGRTELKVSLRDPGAFYRQLPHWIRSESLSIERLQASNGNLEALFESLLKHHRGETP from the coding sequence ATGATCGAATTGAATCAAGTCACCAAGATGTACGGGAACGTCGTTGGCGTCAACGATTTGAAAGTCAATTTGGAATCGGGAGCCTACGGTCTGATCGGTCCCAATGGTTCGGGGAAGACGACACTGATCAATCTGTTGATCGGCCACTTTCGTCCCACCTTGGGAACCGTGCGCGTCTTTGGAAAGAACCCGATTCGACACCGAACCATTCTGCGCGACATCGGCCTCTGTCCGGCCTCGGACGTCTTGTACCCCAACGTGTCCGCCTATGAATGGGTCAAGTACCTTGTTCGCTTGCACGGCATCAGCCGCCGCGAAAGCCGCGTGCTGGCTGAACAGGCGTTGGAGATCGTGGGCATGAGCGACGCGATGCACCGCCCGATGGGAACCTATTCGCTGGGGATGCGACAGCGCACCAAGATCGCCCAAGCGATCGCGCACCAACCGAGTCTGTTGATCCTGGACGAACCCTACAACGGACTGGATCCGGTCGGCCGAGCCGACATGACCGCGGTCCTGAAGGCGTGGACCGGCCAGGGACGCGGATTATTGTTCGCCAGCCACGTGCTGCAAGAGATCGAAGCGGTCACCTCCTCATTCCTGTTGATCTACGGCGGACGTTTGTTGGCAAACGGGACAGCCGATGAAATCGAATCGATCCTGGCCGATACGCCGCAACAGGTCCGCGTGATCGGCCCGGACGCCGCTCGGCTGGTGCGTCACCTGGCAGACGTTCCATGGGTCGATTCGCTTTCGTTGTCGGCCGGTCGGACGGAATTGAAGGTCTCGCTGCGGGATCCCGGCGCGTTCTATCGACAGTTGCCACATTGGATCCGCAGCGAAAGCCTGTCGATCGAGCGTTTGCAGGCTTCCAATGGCAATCTGGAGGCGTTGTTCGAATCGCTGTTAAAGCACCACCGGGGAGAAACGCCTTGA
- a CDS encoding ABC transporter permease subunit yields MPVHDLGYRNWSGARADQLLRPLVIARGGVALILKRRWLRILLVLAWLPVMLPAVGIFAFEFSSTEPDMQELIVNVVRRPLARPDLAAMILDDMDAARHEVWSTMILAYFRYPQLFTMVGLVGLIAPLLVSYDLRTKAYLMYFSRPLSPTQYIVGKSAVIWFFLAAVTTVPALLLYVLGVLLSPDLSVISQTWDIPLRILAASVVLVLPTTTLAVVYSSLTAESRYATFAWFATWAMGFVAYQFLTFTTAAMSGRRPPRRRRGPINWEEYGVDLDRWRLLSPYHTLGKVESWVFGLDTTSASVLPAIGVLVGITVIGFWIVHRRIVARLSI; encoded by the coding sequence GTGCCAGTCCATGATTTGGGGTACCGCAATTGGTCCGGGGCCCGTGCCGACCAACTGCTCCGTCCACTGGTGATCGCCCGTGGCGGGGTGGCGTTGATCTTGAAGCGGCGTTGGCTGCGGATCCTGCTGGTGTTGGCCTGGCTTCCGGTGATGTTGCCGGCAGTGGGGATTTTTGCGTTCGAGTTTTCGTCGACCGAACCGGACATGCAAGAATTGATCGTCAACGTGGTGCGTCGCCCGCTTGCGCGCCCCGATTTGGCGGCAATGATCCTGGACGACATGGACGCGGCCCGGCATGAAGTCTGGTCGACGATGATCCTGGCCTATTTCCGGTATCCCCAGCTGTTCACGATGGTCGGATTGGTCGGTCTGATCGCTCCCCTGTTGGTCTCCTATGACCTCCGCACCAAAGCCTACTTGATGTACTTTTCGCGGCCGCTGTCGCCGACGCAATATATCGTCGGCAAATCGGCGGTGATCTGGTTTTTCCTGGCGGCGGTGACCACGGTACCGGCGTTGTTGTTGTACGTCTTGGGCGTGTTGCTCTCGCCGGACCTGTCGGTGATTTCGCAAACCTGGGACATCCCGCTGCGAATCTTGGCCGCCTCGGTCGTCTTGGTGCTGCCGACGACGACGTTGGCCGTCGTGTATTCGTCGCTGACGGCGGAGAGTCGTTATGCGACGTTTGCCTGGTTCGCCACCTGGGCGATGGGGTTTGTGGCCTATCAATTCTTGACGTTCACGACCGCGGCGATGTCCGGCCGGCGCCCCCCTCGCCGCCGCCGCGGGCCGATCAACTGGGAAGAGTACGGCGTGGATCTGGATCGCTGGCGACTCCTGTCTCCCTACCATACGCTGGGCAAAGTTGAATCCTGGGTGTTCGGACTGGACACCACATCGGCAAGCGTGTTGCCAGCCATCGGCGTCCTGGTGGGAATCACGGTGATCGGATTTTGGATCGTGCACCGACGGATCGTCGCGAGGCTGAGTATTTGA
- a CDS encoding SpoIIE family protein phosphatase, with the protein MWTTAAACSLAWNLREQRQNIYEIGRNNAETAYEKDLLYRRWLAEHGGVYVWVTDKTQPNVYLSTRPRREVATPQGTLTLINPATATRQVFEMQSEVLGVRSHLTSLRPINPLNAPDPWESDALQLLESGDTEVCSVEPMGGKSYLRLMRPLVTERQCLECHVEQGYKVGDLRGGISVSVPMQPLWNAAWMETIAVCTGHSLLWLIGLLGIALGTRRHRKEVESRLVAEQELREKELRLTTFAERHARLKAERENLETQAQLRVAGTIQQRLLPGSAPVIAGVDLAGLSKPAEVTSGDFYDFIAMPDGCLGIVIADVSGHGTGPALLATETCAYLRALMETHTDVGEILTRLNKLLALDFEDGYFATLFLGRFDPTDRCFVYAGAGHQSHLLDTDGTFVTLESTGLPLGLFDDMTAVVLKIE; encoded by the coding sequence ATGTGGACCACGGCGGCGGCCTGTTCGCTGGCATGGAATCTTCGCGAACAGCGACAGAACATCTATGAAATCGGCCGCAACAATGCGGAAACGGCCTACGAGAAAGATCTCCTGTACCGTCGCTGGCTGGCCGAACACGGTGGTGTCTACGTTTGGGTGACCGACAAGACTCAGCCCAATGTTTACCTTTCCACCCGACCGCGCCGCGAGGTCGCCACGCCACAGGGAACGTTGACGCTGATCAATCCGGCCACCGCGACGCGTCAAGTCTTTGAAATGCAATCGGAAGTGTTGGGCGTGCGAAGCCACCTGACCAGCCTGCGCCCGATCAACCCTCTGAACGCGCCGGATCCTTGGGAGTCGGACGCGCTACAATTGTTGGAATCGGGCGACACCGAAGTGTGCAGTGTGGAACCGATGGGCGGCAAGAGCTACCTGCGATTGATGCGTCCGCTCGTGACCGAACGGCAGTGCTTGGAGTGTCACGTCGAACAGGGCTACAAGGTGGGCGATCTTCGCGGTGGCATCAGTGTCTCGGTGCCCATGCAACCGCTCTGGAATGCAGCCTGGATGGAGACCATCGCGGTGTGTACGGGGCACAGTTTACTGTGGCTGATCGGATTGTTGGGAATCGCACTGGGCACGCGGCGTCATCGCAAGGAGGTGGAAAGCCGTTTGGTTGCGGAACAGGAGCTGAGGGAGAAAGAGCTCCGCTTGACCACCTTCGCCGAACGGCATGCTCGCTTGAAAGCGGAGCGGGAAAACTTGGAAACGCAGGCCCAACTGCGAGTGGCAGGGACGATTCAGCAAAGGCTGCTGCCCGGTTCGGCGCCGGTGATTGCAGGGGTGGACCTTGCCGGGCTGTCGAAACCGGCCGAAGTCACCAGCGGCGACTTCTATGACTTCATCGCGATGCCCGACGGATGCCTGGGGATCGTCATCGCGGACGTCAGCGGCCATGGGACCGGCCCGGCACTCTTGGCAACCGAAACCTGTGCCTATCTCCGCGCACTAATGGAAACGCACACCGATGTCGGTGAAATCTTGACGCGTTTGAACAAGTTGTTGGCGTTGGACTTCGAAGACGGCTATTTTGCAACGCTGTTTCTGGGACGTTTCGATCCGACCGATCGGTGCTTCGTTTATGCCGGCGCCGGACATCAAAGCCATTTGTTGGACACCGACGGCACGTTTGTGACGCTGGAGTCCACGGGGTTGCCGCTGGGACTGTTCGACGACATGACCGCCGTGGTCTTGAAAATTGAATAG
- a CDS encoding acyltransferase family protein, whose translation MNATESVQPTIDRRHDLDALRAIAMLLGIVLHAALSFAPIPWTVNDSQQSEVYSVLFAAIHGFRMPLFFMLSGFFTAMLWRKRGLGGLIKQRLKRIALPLGIGCLTIVPAMWAVSYFVSRPSAAGAENAVVWEAVVAGDTQRVRTAIGADEIDAQAVSPDGASLLTVAVFLGHTEMVEMLLDEGADVQQRNGDQGTALHSAAFIGRAEEAAMLLRAGADADAMDARGQTPKDLLKIDFGTTNFIATSFGLSLDEAALKAGRAKIAKQLGTEDYLGSDSGGSENSAWQMLEGLLFQMPVFMHLWFLWFLCWLVAAFVVYASLADVLKVRKVPAFLVSSPASLLWLIPLTMVPFAFMNPAIFGPDPSIGLLPIPSVLVFYAVFFFFGALYFDMDDHEGRLGRGWLIILPIALLVVFPIGLDLVSGSFGIVPQLNDPALNSLAANFLQALFAWLMTFGSIGVCRRLLSRESKTMRYISDSSYWLYLIHLPLVLLAQWYVRDLSAPAIVKLVAICIVVSAVLLVTYQYAVRYTVIGRTLNGPRARTT comes from the coding sequence TTGAACGCGACAGAGTCGGTTCAGCCGACCATCGACCGGCGTCACGACTTAGACGCGTTGCGGGCGATCGCAATGTTGTTGGGGATCGTCCTGCACGCCGCGCTTTCGTTCGCGCCGATCCCGTGGACGGTCAACGACTCCCAGCAAAGTGAAGTCTATTCGGTGTTGTTCGCGGCGATCCATGGCTTTCGCATGCCGCTGTTCTTCATGTTGAGTGGTTTTTTCACGGCGATGCTGTGGCGAAAACGCGGACTTGGGGGGCTGATCAAACAACGACTGAAACGCATCGCCCTGCCGCTGGGGATTGGGTGCCTGACCATCGTGCCGGCGATGTGGGCGGTCAGCTATTTCGTCAGTCGTCCGTCGGCGGCGGGCGCGGAAAACGCCGTCGTCTGGGAAGCCGTCGTCGCGGGCGATACCCAGCGCGTTCGCACGGCGATCGGGGCGGATGAGATTGATGCGCAGGCGGTCAGCCCGGACGGCGCGTCGCTGTTGACCGTCGCCGTCTTCCTGGGACACACGGAAATGGTCGAGATGCTGTTAGACGAGGGAGCGGACGTCCAGCAGCGAAACGGCGATCAGGGGACGGCGCTGCACAGTGCGGCGTTCATCGGCCGCGCCGAGGAGGCCGCGATGCTGCTGCGTGCCGGAGCGGATGCCGATGCGATGGACGCCCGCGGCCAAACCCCAAAAGATCTGTTGAAGATTGATTTTGGCACGACAAACTTCATCGCGACGTCATTCGGACTCTCGCTTGACGAAGCGGCACTCAAAGCCGGCCGCGCGAAGATCGCGAAACAGCTTGGCACCGAGGACTACCTAGGGTCGGATTCCGGAGGTTCGGAAAACTCCGCCTGGCAAATGCTTGAAGGGCTACTGTTTCAGATGCCCGTGTTCATGCACCTGTGGTTCCTCTGGTTCCTCTGTTGGCTGGTCGCGGCGTTTGTGGTTTACGCATCCCTGGCCGACGTGTTGAAAGTGCGCAAGGTGCCTGCGTTTCTGGTGAGTTCGCCGGCCAGTTTGCTGTGGCTGATTCCGCTGACCATGGTGCCTTTCGCGTTCATGAATCCAGCGATCTTCGGCCCGGATCCGTCGATCGGACTGCTGCCCATTCCGAGTGTGTTGGTGTTCTATGCCGTGTTCTTTTTCTTCGGCGCACTTTACTTTGACATGGACGACCACGAGGGGCGACTGGGACGCGGCTGGTTGATCATTTTGCCGATCGCGCTGCTGGTTGTTTTTCCGATCGGGCTGGATTTGGTCTCGGGCAGCTTCGGGATCGTGCCCCAACTGAACGACCCGGCGTTGAATTCACTTGCAGCCAACTTCCTGCAGGCCCTGTTTGCATGGCTGATGACGTTCGGATCGATCGGCGTGTGCCGGCGACTCCTATCACGTGAAAGCAAGACGATGCGTTACATCTCGGACTCGTCGTACTGGTTGTATTTGATTCACCTGCCACTGGTCCTACTGGCTCAGTGGTACGTTCGCGATCTTTCCGCGCCCGCCATCGTCAAGCTCGTGGCGATCTGCATCGTTGTCTCCGCAGTGTTGTTGGTGACCTACCAGTACGCAGTTCGTTACACCGTGATCGGCCGAACTCTGAACGGCCCGCGGGCGAGGACGACTTAG
- a CDS encoding serine/threonine protein kinase, protein MNVRQKKLPLSALERIDDRCADFERRWQSDQPPTIESVLADNVPDEEQELLLAELVVLEIDYRRRRGDSPTKQEYLDRFPAHAGAIHDALDDDDKPNAPFAPPTVARLSELFPTLEIIELLGAGGMGAVYKARQEGLDRLVALKILPEEFAHDVKFALRFTREARTLAKLNHPNIVSVFEFGKVQDTFYFLMEFVDGPTLRDVVRAGQLSPEHALSIVPHLCDALQFAHDKGVIHRDIKPENILMAKDGSVKIADFGLSRILGSENQPTELTGTHQVMGTPRYMAPEQFEGARGVDHRADIYSLGVVFYEMLTGELPIGRFAVPSRKVAIDVRLDDVVLRTLEKEPQRRYQRASQIKSDIQSIASTDNPAFAPTMVHGDVGDVSGPAENTPTMAPTITPSTASLEQQELAGRLLLTRRDLMDRIRTSLRPLFRGQVIQILVGVGIIVLGAQCWARNTSLMPQVVCGAILHVYGILVIAAAAAVCTRINRIDYSKPIDQVRSKIDAVKGIYLKVAPLIGFPWWLMWIPATVAIGFDVVLHPNSLIPSIVLGVVGLAISCWLYVRVQRRDRPSAQAWRERFAGNSIANAYLVLHEIEQAQIR, encoded by the coding sequence ATGAATGTTCGCCAGAAAAAACTGCCTCTTTCTGCCCTGGAACGGATCGACGATCGCTGCGCCGATTTCGAACGCCGATGGCAATCCGACCAGCCACCGACGATCGAATCGGTGCTCGCGGACAACGTTCCCGACGAAGAACAAGAGTTGCTGCTGGCAGAACTGGTCGTGCTGGAAATCGACTATCGGCGACGTCGTGGCGACAGTCCGACGAAACAGGAATACCTAGATCGATTCCCTGCTCATGCCGGTGCCATCCACGACGCACTGGATGACGACGACAAACCAAACGCTCCGTTCGCACCGCCGACCGTGGCGCGTTTGTCTGAGCTCTTTCCGACACTGGAGATCATCGAGCTGCTTGGTGCCGGGGGAATGGGGGCTGTCTACAAGGCACGCCAGGAAGGTCTGGATCGCTTGGTCGCCCTGAAGATTTTGCCGGAAGAATTCGCCCATGACGTGAAGTTCGCGCTCCGGTTCACTCGCGAAGCCCGCACGCTGGCAAAGCTGAACCATCCCAACATCGTCTCGGTATTCGAATTCGGAAAGGTCCAAGACACGTTTTACTTTTTGATGGAGTTTGTGGACGGACCGACGCTTCGCGACGTCGTCCGCGCCGGGCAGTTGTCTCCCGAGCACGCGCTTTCGATCGTGCCGCATCTATGCGACGCGTTGCAGTTTGCCCACGACAAGGGCGTGATCCACCGCGACATCAAGCCGGAAAACATCCTGATGGCGAAAGATGGTTCGGTGAAGATCGCCGACTTCGGTCTGTCGCGGATCCTGGGCAGTGAAAACCAGCCGACGGAGCTGACCGGGACGCATCAGGTCATGGGGACGCCGCGGTACATGGCCCCGGAACAATTCGAAGGGGCTCGCGGTGTGGACCACCGGGCCGACATCTATTCATTGGGCGTCGTCTTTTATGAGATGCTGACCGGTGAGTTACCGATCGGACGGTTCGCGGTACCGTCACGCAAGGTCGCGATCGATGTGCGGCTGGACGACGTGGTCCTGCGGACGCTTGAAAAGGAACCGCAGCGTCGGTACCAACGTGCGAGCCAGATTAAGTCGGATATCCAAAGCATTGCGTCGACGGACAACCCGGCATTCGCCCCCACCATGGTCCACGGTGACGTCGGCGATGTCAGCGGGCCGGCCGAAAACACGCCGACGATGGCGCCGACGATCACGCCGTCGACGGCTAGCTTGGAACAGCAGGAACTGGCCGGCCGGCTGTTGTTGACGCGGCGTGACTTGATGGACCGCATCCGAACGTCTCTGCGGCCGCTGTTTCGCGGGCAGGTGATTCAGATTTTGGTCGGGGTAGGCATCATCGTCTTGGGAGCTCAATGCTGGGCCCGCAACACCAGCCTGATGCCTCAAGTGGTTTGCGGAGCGATTCTGCACGTTTATGGGATTTTGGTGATCGCCGCCGCGGCTGCGGTCTGCACCCGAATCAACCGAATCGACTATTCAAAGCCCATTGACCAGGTCCGCAGCAAGATTGACGCGGTTAAAGGCATCTATTTGAAAGTCGCCCCACTGATCGGTTTCCCATGGTGGCTGATGTGGATTCCGGCGACGGTTGCGATCGGATTCGATGTCGTCCTGCATCCCAATTCATTGATTCCATCGATCGTGCTCGGGGTGGTCGGCTTGGCCATCTCGTGTTGGTTGTATGTGCGAGTCCAGCGTCGCGACCGGCCATCGGCCCAGGCATGGCGAGAACGTTTTGCCGGGAACAGCATTGCCAATGCGTATTTAGTTCTTCACGAGATCGAACAGGCTCAGATTCGCTGA
- a CDS encoding enoyl-CoA hydratase-related protein, producing MSYQDILLKVEAGVATITINRPQVYNAFRGETCEELIDALRRVAWDDSIGVIVLTGAGEKAFCTGGDQSAHEGQFKGRGTIGLPLEELQAAIRDAPKPVIARVQGYAIGGGNVLALLCDLTIAGESAVFGQVGPKVGSVDPGFGTAYMARVIGEKRAREVWFLCRQYSGAEAVRMGLANVVVPDAELDDEVQRWCLEILEKSPTALAIAKGSFNADTAHIGGLSAMGMRAVKLFYETDESQEGVRAFKDKRKPDFGKYRS from the coding sequence ATGAGTTATCAGGACATCCTGTTGAAGGTAGAAGCTGGCGTGGCAACGATCACGATCAATCGGCCACAGGTATACAACGCGTTTCGAGGCGAAACCTGTGAGGAGCTGATCGACGCGCTCAGGCGTGTCGCGTGGGATGATTCGATCGGCGTGATTGTTTTGACCGGCGCCGGTGAAAAGGCGTTCTGCACCGGCGGTGACCAATCCGCGCATGAAGGCCAGTTCAAGGGCCGCGGAACGATCGGATTGCCGCTGGAGGAATTGCAGGCGGCCATCCGTGATGCCCCCAAGCCCGTGATCGCCAGGGTTCAAGGTTATGCGATCGGTGGCGGCAACGTCCTGGCACTGCTGTGCGACCTGACGATTGCGGGGGAATCCGCGGTCTTTGGACAGGTCGGTCCGAAGGTTGGCTCGGTCGACCCTGGGTTTGGGACCGCCTACATGGCACGCGTGATCGGCGAAAAGCGTGCCCGGGAGGTGTGGTTTTTGTGCCGTCAGTATTCGGGTGCCGAAGCGGTCCGCATGGGACTGGCAAATGTCGTTGTGCCCGACGCCGAATTGGACGACGAAGTGCAACGTTGGTGTTTGGAAATCTTGGAAAAAAGTCCCACGGCACTGGCCATTGCCAAAGGCTCCTTCAATGCCGACACCGCACACATCGGCGGCCTTTCAGCGATGGGCATGCGGGCGGTCAAACTGTTTTATGAAACCGACGAATCACAAGAAGGCGTGCGGGCGTTCAAAGACAAACGCAAGCCGGACTTCGGCAAGTATCGAAGCTAG